Genomic DNA from uncultured Methanospirillum sp.:
CATCTGGCTGCACTTTCAGGTGGAGAGAAGTCGCTTACAACACTTGCGTTTATATTTTCGATCCAGAAGTATATTCCTGCCCCGTTTTACGCTTTTGACGAGGTCGATATGAATCTTGATGGCGCAAATGTGGAGCGGATTGCAGATCTGATAAAAGAACTCTCTCAGAATTCTCAGTTTATCAACATCTCCCTTCGCAAACCGATGATAGATTGTGCAGACCGGATCATTGGAGTGACAATACGACCTGATAAGTCAACTCTGGTGACCGGGGTCTCTATACATGATTGAAGATCCAGTTGAGATACTGGTGCAGATGGCAGAACGGGGGGAGATAGATCCCTGGCATGTAAATATTATTGAGGTTACTGACCGGTTTTTTACCGAGATGGAACGGCAGCGAACCCTGGATCTACGGGTATCAGGAAGGACTCTCTTCTATGCATCAACTCTTCTCAGGATAAAGTCTGATTATCTTTCGTTTGAGGAAGAGGATCCTGTACCAGAAGATATTGGTGAGAATGATGAGGAAGATGGGGGGTTCTTTGGTGAGTCCTCAAGGATGTCGGGAAATCCGATACTATCACTGGAGCATGAGATAGTCAGGCGATTGGACCGGAAAAGTATGCGTAAGCAGCCGATCACCTTGTATGATCTGATTGCACTGCTTCGGAACGCAGAAAAAGAAGACCGCCGGCGTCAGCGCGATTCATGGGTCAGAGATGACGGCTGGTTTGCAGAGGATATTGTATCTATCGCACATGAGGAGGGGTACCATGAGAGTATCGATGATGTCCTTCTGCAATGCTGCGGTTGTATCGAAGATCAGGGAGTTGCAACTCTCCGTGAGGTAGCTGGCAAACTGGGCTGGCCTGTCTCACAAGTGTATATTCCCCTTCTGTTTCTGATGCATGATGGCAAGGTAGGTCTTCGGCAGGAGCATATGTTCGGCGAGTTGTACATCGAAAAACATGCGGGCGATCCTGCGGCTTGAGAGAAGATGAGTTGCCTTGAGTGGACCGTCAGGCTGCGCTCATCTGGTGTGGTTGAGATCTTCGCTTCAGATAATGCCTGTTCAAAAGATTCTATTTTCAAAAAAATTCAATTTTACAAGATTTCAGTGTGTTCATTCGTAGTTGAATGCGACATCAGATCGCACACATTTCGCGAATGAAATCGGTGCGCATGAGTAATGCTTATATGTGCCGGAGTGTAAGTAGTAAATCCCACTCGCCTTAAAGTGAGTGCGAAACGGCTCAAACGTTGTTGTTTGGGGGTGGATGCCTGCAAAGGTATATAAGCCTTCGAACACAACGTTAGAGGCCGTTTAGATGGGAGCCCGAACTGTGAACAGCGATGTTGCAACGGGTTCGACATAGGAATACTGATGGTGTGGACATCTGTCCGCACCCGCCAATAGTCCGAGCAAGTGTGCGTTGCGAAAAGTAACCAAACAAATTCTGGTTGATCCTGCCAGAGGCCACTGCTATCGGGGTTTGACTAAGCCATGCGAGTCGAGAGGTGCAAGACCTCGGCGAACTGCTCAGTAACACGTGGACAATCTGCCCTGAAGAAGAGAATAATCCCGGGAAACTGGG
This window encodes:
- a CDS encoding ScpA family protein, coding for MIEDPVEILVQMAERGEIDPWHVNIIEVTDRFFTEMERQRTLDLRVSGRTLFYASTLLRIKSDYLSFEEEDPVPEDIGENDEEDGGFFGESSRMSGNPILSLEHEIVRRLDRKSMRKQPITLYDLIALLRNAEKEDRRRQRDSWVRDDGWFAEDIVSIAHEEGYHESIDDVLLQCCGCIEDQGVATLREVAGKLGWPVSQVYIPLLFLMHDGKVGLRQEHMFGELYIEKHAGDPAA